One genomic segment of Homo sapiens chromosome 14, GRCh38.p14 Primary Assembly includes these proteins:
- the CDH24 gene encoding cadherin-24 isoform X2, with the protein MWGLVRLLLAWLGGWGCMGRLAAPARAWAGSREHPGPALLRTRRSWVWNQFFVIEEYAGPEPVLIGKLHSDVDRGEGRTKYLLTGEGAGTVFVIDEATGNIHVTKSLDREEKAQYVLLAQAVDRASNRPLEPPSEFIIKVQDINDNPPIFPLGPYHATVPEMSNVGTSVIQVTAHDADDPSYGNSAKLVYTVLDGLPFFSVDPQTGVVRTAIPNMDRETQEEFLVVIQAKDMGGHMGGLSGSTTVTVTLSDVNDNPPKFPQSLYQFSVVETAGPGTLVGRLRAQDPDLGDNALMAYSILDGEGSEAFSISTDLQGRDGLLTVRKPLDFESQRSYSFRVEATNTLIDPAYLRRGPFKDVASVRVAVQDAPEPPAFTQAAYHLTVPENKAPGTLVGQISAADLDSPASPIRYSILPHSDPERCFSIQPEEGTIHTAAPLDREARAWHNLTVLATELGTIHLQNGFIHLIITTTL; encoded by the exons ATGTGGGGCCTGGTGAGGCTCCTGCTggcctggctgggtggctggggcTGCATGGGGCGTCTGGCAGCCCCAGCCCGGGCCTGGGCAGGGTCCCGGGAACACCCAGGGCCTGCTCTGCTGCGGACTCGAAGGAGCTGGGTCTGGAACCAGTTCTTTGTCATTGAGGAATATGCTGGTCCAGAGCCTGTTCTCATTGGCAAG CTGCACTCGGATGTTGACCGGGGAGAGGGCCGCACCAAGTACCTGTTGACCGGGGAGGGGGCAGGCACCGTATTTGTGATTGATGAGGCCACAGGCAATATTCATGTTACCAAGAGCCTTGACCGGGAGGAAAAGGCGCAATATGTGCTACTGGCCCAAGCCGTGGACCGAGCCTCCAACCGGCCCCTGGAGCCCCCATCAGAGTTCATCATCAAAGTGCAAGACATCAACGACAATCCACCCATTTTTCCCCTTGGGCCCTACCATGCCACCGTGCCCGAGATGTCCAATGTCG GGACATCAGTGATCCAGGTGACTGCTCACGATGCTGATGACCCCAGCTATGGGAACAGTGCCAAGCTGGTGTACACTGTTCTGGATGGACTGCCTTTCTTCTCTGTGGACCCCCAGACTG GAGTGGTGCGTACAGCCATCCCCAACATGGACCGGGAGACACAGGAGGAGTTCTTGGTGGTGATCCAGGCCAAGGACATGGGCGGCCACATGGGGGGGCTGTCAGGCAGCACTACGGTGACTGTCACGCTCAGCGATGTCAACGACAACCCCCCCAAGTTCCCACAGA GCCTATACCAGTTCTCCGTGGTGGAGACAGCTGGACCTGGCACACTGGTGGGCCGGCTCCGGGCCCAGGACCCAGACCTGGGGGACAACGCCCTGATGGCATACAGCATCCTGGATGGGGAGGGGTCTGAGGCCTTCAGCATCAGCACAGACTTGCAGGGTCGAGACGGGCTCCTCACTGTCCGCAAG CCCCTAGACTTTGAGAGCCAGCGCTCCTACTCCTTCCGTGTCGAGGCCACCAACACGCTCATTGACCCAGCCTATCTGCGGCGAGGGCCCTTCAAGGATGTGGCCTCTGTGCGTGTGGCAGTGCAAGATGCCCCAGAGCCACCTGCCTTCACCCAGGCTGCCTACCACCTGACAGTGCCTGAGAACAAGGCCCCGGGGACCCTGGTAGGCCAGATCTCCGCGGCTGACCTGGACTCCCCTGCCAGCCCAATCAG ATACTCCATCCTCCCCCACTCAGATCCGGAGCGTTGCTTCTCTATCCAGCCCGAGGAAGGCACCATCCATACAGCAGCACCCCTGGATCGCGAGGCTCGCGCCTGGCACAACCTCACTGTGCTGGCTACAGAGCTCG GCACTATTCATCTTCAAAatggattcattcatttaatcatcaccACAACTTTATGA
- the CDH24 gene encoding cadherin-24 isoform X1: MWGLVRLLLAWLGGWGCMGRLAAPARAWAGSREHPGPALLRTRRSWVWNQFFVIEEYAGPEPVLIGKLHSDVDRGEGRTKYLLTGEGAGTVFVIDEATGNIHVTKSLDREEKAQYVLLAQAVDRASNRPLEPPSEFIIKVQDINDNPPIFPLGPYHATVPEMSNVGTSVIQVTAHDADDPSYGNSAKLVYTVLDGLPFFSVDPQTGVVRTAIPNMDRETQEEFLVVIQAKDMGGHMGGLSGSTTVTVTLSDVNDNPPKFPQSLYQFSVVETAGPGTLVGRLRAQDPDLGDNALMAYSILDGEGSEAFSISTDLQGRDGLLTVRKPLDFESQRSYSFRVEATNTLIDPAYLRRGPFKDVASVRVAVQDAPEPPAFTQAAYHLTVPENKAPGTLVGQISAADLDSPASPIRYSILPHSDPERCFSIQPEEGTIHTAAPLDREARAWHNLTVLATELGWSWGPERGWVPLLVAEWSAPAAPPQRSPVGSAVGIPQGTIHLQNGFIHLIITTTL, encoded by the exons ATGTGGGGCCTGGTGAGGCTCCTGCTggcctggctgggtggctggggcTGCATGGGGCGTCTGGCAGCCCCAGCCCGGGCCTGGGCAGGGTCCCGGGAACACCCAGGGCCTGCTCTGCTGCGGACTCGAAGGAGCTGGGTCTGGAACCAGTTCTTTGTCATTGAGGAATATGCTGGTCCAGAGCCTGTTCTCATTGGCAAG CTGCACTCGGATGTTGACCGGGGAGAGGGCCGCACCAAGTACCTGTTGACCGGGGAGGGGGCAGGCACCGTATTTGTGATTGATGAGGCCACAGGCAATATTCATGTTACCAAGAGCCTTGACCGGGAGGAAAAGGCGCAATATGTGCTACTGGCCCAAGCCGTGGACCGAGCCTCCAACCGGCCCCTGGAGCCCCCATCAGAGTTCATCATCAAAGTGCAAGACATCAACGACAATCCACCCATTTTTCCCCTTGGGCCCTACCATGCCACCGTGCCCGAGATGTCCAATGTCG GGACATCAGTGATCCAGGTGACTGCTCACGATGCTGATGACCCCAGCTATGGGAACAGTGCCAAGCTGGTGTACACTGTTCTGGATGGACTGCCTTTCTTCTCTGTGGACCCCCAGACTG GAGTGGTGCGTACAGCCATCCCCAACATGGACCGGGAGACACAGGAGGAGTTCTTGGTGGTGATCCAGGCCAAGGACATGGGCGGCCACATGGGGGGGCTGTCAGGCAGCACTACGGTGACTGTCACGCTCAGCGATGTCAACGACAACCCCCCCAAGTTCCCACAGA GCCTATACCAGTTCTCCGTGGTGGAGACAGCTGGACCTGGCACACTGGTGGGCCGGCTCCGGGCCCAGGACCCAGACCTGGGGGACAACGCCCTGATGGCATACAGCATCCTGGATGGGGAGGGGTCTGAGGCCTTCAGCATCAGCACAGACTTGCAGGGTCGAGACGGGCTCCTCACTGTCCGCAAG CCCCTAGACTTTGAGAGCCAGCGCTCCTACTCCTTCCGTGTCGAGGCCACCAACACGCTCATTGACCCAGCCTATCTGCGGCGAGGGCCCTTCAAGGATGTGGCCTCTGTGCGTGTGGCAGTGCAAGATGCCCCAGAGCCACCTGCCTTCACCCAGGCTGCCTACCACCTGACAGTGCCTGAGAACAAGGCCCCGGGGACCCTGGTAGGCCAGATCTCCGCGGCTGACCTGGACTCCCCTGCCAGCCCAATCAG ATACTCCATCCTCCCCCACTCAGATCCGGAGCGTTGCTTCTCTATCCAGCCCGAGGAAGGCACCATCCATACAGCAGCACCCCTGGATCGCGAGGCTCGCGCCTGGCACAACCTCACTGTGCTGGCTACAGAGCTCG GCTGGAGCTGGGGGCCAGAAAGGGGCTGGGTACCTCTTCTGGTTGCTGAGTGGAGTGCACCAGCAGCCCCACCCCAGAGAAGCCCTGTTGGAAGCGCTGTGGGAATCCCCCAAG GCACTATTCATCTTCAAAatggattcattcatttaatcatcaccACAACTTTATGA